The following DNA comes from Alienimonas californiensis.
CCGCACGCTGCGGAACAGCAGGCCGATCACCGCGAAGATCACCCCCGTCGCCCCGGTCAGCCCCCAGAGGAAGTCGCGGATGAAGCGGTTCATGCCGACGGCGTTCACGTAGCCGTCGCCCGTCAGCCGCCAGCGGATTCCGCGGGGGTTGACGGCCGGGTCGTCCGGCGGGAACCGCTCGTTCAGCAGGGCGCCGATTCGCTCCGAGAGCCGCAGCGTCGCCGCGGTGCCGACGTCCGCCACCCGCACGACCACCCGGCCGGCGGAGGCGTTCCGGTTGAGGAAGGGGTCGATCGAACCGGGCGCCGCCCGCTCCAGCAGCCCCCCGGCCTGCCGCAGTCGGTCCGCAGCGTCGGGGCCGGCGGGGGCCTTCGTCAGGACCTCGGGGTCCCGCAGCACGCCGGCGAGCGTGCGTTGATACAGGTCCGGATAGCCCCGCACGCTGAGGGTCCCCGGCAACTCGCGGGCCTCGGCGGAGAAGCTCAGCACGTCGGCGTAGACCGCGGGGTCCAGCAGCCCGCCGGGTTCGTTCCCTGCGGCGTCCGGGGTGAACAGCAGGGCCTCGACGGCGATGACGCCGCCCAAATCTCGCTCCACCCGGCGGACGACGCGGGCGGCGGGGTGAGCCTCGTCGTAGGTCTCCAGCATCCTCGAATCGACCGTCAGCCCCCTCCAACCGACGCCCGCCGGCAGCGGCAGTCCGGCGGAGCCCAGCGCCCCCAGCCCGCAAGCGGCGACGGTCGCGGCGCCGAGGCCCAGCGCCGCGGCGGGGTGACGAACCGCCCAGCCGCCGACCGGGACGGCCGGGTTCCAGGCGATCCCCCGGCCGGCCGGCCGCGGGGGGCGGCAGCGCCGGGCCAGCGCCGCGAACGCGGCGAGCGTGGAGAACCCGAGGCAGACCAGCCCGGTCGCCGCCTGCACGGCGAGGGCCCGCACGGCGTCGCTGTTGGCGGTCAGCAGGGAGCCGAACCCGATCGCCGTGGTGCCCATCGTCAGGCCCACGGCGGGAGCCATCGCGACGAAGGTGCGCTTCGCCGCGGCGTTTCGGGCGGCCCGGTGCTGGAGGAGCGGGGCGGCGGTCTCCTCATCGTCCCCCGGGGCGGTCTCCGCGGCTTCCTCCGCGTAGCGGGCGAGCAGATGGACGGCGGCGGCGAAGCCCACGACGGTCAGCAGCACCGGGAGCACGTTCGCCAGGATGCCGAACGTCGTTCCCCCCGCCGCCAGCAGTCCCGCCGCCCAACTCAGCCCGCAGGCCACCCCCAGCAGCGGGACGACCACGCCGATCGTCCGGCGGAAGGCGACGGCCAGGGCGAGCAGGAACAGTCCGCCGGACAGCGGGAACAGCCATTCGGCGTCCCGCTCCAGACCATCGACGATCGCCAGCCGCAGCGCCGGCATGCCGCCGACCTCCGCCGACAGCCCGGCCGGCGGGGGATCGGCCCGCAGGCGGGCGTTCACCGCGTTGATCGCCTGCCGGGTCTTCGGCGCGGAGCGGGCCTCGGGGGCGAGGACCGCCAGCACGGCGGCGGTGCGACGATCCGCGGAGACGAGGCCCGCCGCCCGGTCGTCGGAAAGCTGCTCCCGCACCCAGGCCGCCTCCAGCGGGGTGGGCGGGCCGTCCGGTCCGCCGGGGACCAGCGGGACCGTTTCATACTCGCCGAGGTTCGCCAGGCTCATCCGCCCGGTCTGCAACGTGGTCACGCCGGCGACGGCCTCGACGTGCGGCAGGTCCGGCAGGGCCGCGACGAGCTGTTGCTGCCAGGCGAGGGCCTCGGCGCTCAGCACGCCGGCGCCGTCCTCTCCCGGAAGGCCGGGGAATCGCGGGCGATCGTCCTTGAGGAGGACGAGCAGCACGGCGTCCTCGGCCCCGAATCGTGCCCGGGCGGCTTCCATGTCCGCGGCGAGATCGTCCCGGCCGGCGAGGACGCTCTGCGGGGAGAAGTCCGCGTCGGCGCCCGTCGCCGCCCAGCCGGCGACCGCGGCGAGGGCGAGCATCGCCGCCGTCGTCCACGCCGGACGGGCGGACAGACCGTCATAGAGACGGCCGAGCAGTCCGTCCGCGCCCGCTCCTGCCGATTCCTGCCCCGCCTGACTCAAAAATTCGGCCCCACCGTGGGCCTGGGGGCCGTCCCGCCGGGCGTTGCGCTTTTCGGGGGGGTCGGCAGGCCGGCGACGATCACGTCGGCGGCGGGGCCGAGCCCGGGGCCGGCGCCCAGTCCGTCCGTCGCCGCGGCGGAGCCGGCGGCGGGGGCGAGGTCGCGGGCGTCGACGACCTTCCAGTCCGGCACGCGGGGACGTTCCAGCACGACGGCGGAGGGGCCGGTGCGGGCGTTCCGCTCCCCGCCGGCCGGTCCTGGGGGGCCGGCGCCCGCCGGCGGCGGCGGGGCGTAGGCGGTGGCGAAGGCGTTGGCGGTGCCCCAGACGGTCGCCCCGCCGGCGCTGAGCGCGACCCGGCCCGGCCCGCCGGGCGGGGGCGGCAGGAACAGGCAGCGATCCGTGATTGCGACCGCGGCGCCCTCGGCCGCCGTTCCGCTGCCGCCGGAGGCGTCGAAGACCGGCCCGCCGACCGAGATCGCGCAGCGGGTGAGGGCGACGACGCCGGCGCCGTCCGGTCCGAACAGCGCCGCCGGTCCCGGCGTGACCAGCCCGCACTCGCTCAGGGAGACACCCCCGCGATCCGCCGTGAGCAGGCCCGCGGCCCCCTCGCCCAGCAGCAGCGTGCCCGACAGGACCGCCGACCCGCCGCGAACCCGCACCGCGGGGGCTTCGCCGGAGCCGGCCCGCAGTTCGCACCGCCGGATCACGGCCAGCCCCGCCGCCCCCTCGACGGCCACCAGCGCCCCGGCGCCGGTGCTGTCCTCGCGGGCTTCCAACGTGAGGTTAACCAGTTCCAATCGGCCGTCCTGCACCAACAGCGTCGGCGTGCCGCCGGCGGCCGTGGAGGCGGTGAGCAGCGGCGTGTCCCCCTCCTCGTCCGCCAGACCGACGATCCGCAGCGAGCGGCCGGACAGCAAGGCCGGCCGGATCCGCACCCGCCGGCTGCCCGTCACCACCAGCGTCGTGCCGTCCGGGTGCTTCTTGGCCAACTCGTCGTCGAGGCGGACGGCGGTCGTCTCTACGACGGGGGCGTCCGGGAAGAGCTGGGACCACGCCTCCGGCTCCGCCGGCAACCGCGTGGCGGCCGCGGCGCGGGCGGCGGCGGCGGGGGCGGGCAGGCGCCAACCCGCCGGGGCCGCGCCCGGGGCGACGTCCAGCCTGGCGGGGGCGAAGGCGGCGGGATCGACGGCGGCGAAATCCGCGATCGGGTCCCCCTCCCAGCCGGCGGAGCGGCCGGGAGCCTGCAGGCCGGCGGGCGCGACGAGCCCGGCGAGGGCGCCGCCCTGCACGGTCCACTTCACCTCCGCGTCCGGCGGTGCGAGCAGAGGGACGGCGTCCGCCCCCGGCGCCGCCCCGAAGGCGCACCCGGCGAGGGTCACCGCCGGCGGTTCGCCCGGGCCGGGCAGGACCGCGACCGCCGCCTGTCGGAACAGACCGACGCAGTCCACGAATCGGGCCGACCGCCGAGCGGGCGCCGACCC
Coding sequences within:
- a CDS encoding efflux RND transporter permease subunit; the encoded protein is MLALAAVAGWAATGADADFSPQSVLAGRDDLAADMEAARARFGAEDAVLLVLLKDDRPRFPGLPGEDGAGVLSAEALAWQQQLVAALPDLPHVEAVAGVTTLQTGRMSLANLGEYETVPLVPGGPDGPPTPLEAAWVREQLSDDRAAGLVSADRRTAAVLAVLAPEARSAPKTRQAINAVNARLRADPPPAGLSAEVGGMPALRLAIVDGLERDAEWLFPLSGGLFLLALAVAFRRTIGVVVPLLGVACGLSWAAGLLAAGGTTFGILANVLPVLLTVVGFAAAVHLLARYAEEAAETAPGDDEETAAPLLQHRAARNAAAKRTFVAMAPAVGLTMGTTAIGFGSLLTANSDAVRALAVQAATGLVCLGFSTLAAFAALARRCRPPRPAGRGIAWNPAVPVGGWAVRHPAAALGLGAATVAACGLGALGSAGLPLPAGVGWRGLTVDSRMLETYDEAHPAARVVRRVERDLGGVIAVEALLFTPDAAGNEPGGLLDPAVYADVLSFSAEARELPGTLSVRGYPDLYQRTLAGVLRDPEVLTKAPAGPDAADRLRQAGGLLERAAPGSIDPFLNRNASAGRVVVRVADVGTAATLRLSERIGALLNERFPPDDPAVNPRGIRWRLTGDGYVNAVGMNRFIRDFLWGLTGATGVIFAVIGLLFRSVRAGLIAMIPNLTPLILTLGYMRLRGLDLNAGNAIVFAVGLGVAVDDTIHFLARFREEVAAGRSVTDAVTGALAASGRAIVLTSALILAGLSVLLWSEFVPTRRFAELTCVTLAAALLGDLVLLPAALAAFWRSDQPAAPPSVPTERGVQPA